A stretch of DNA from Coccidioides posadasii str. Silveira chromosome 4, complete sequence:
GCTCTTCGGAAGAGCATGAGTACTGCTCTGATGGATACCGTCCACGAAGATCATGCTCCGTGCCTTGTCATGACTACAACAGTGATGGATCAGATCAGTCTtccagctcttcttcagacACAAGCTCACCTTCCGGCTCCAGTACCGACGAGGCGCACACTCGTCGCAAGATACTCGGGAAAGGGTTATTCGCTGCCGGCCTCGCCACCGTGGCCACGATTCATGCCGGTCACGAGCTCTACGAGAGCCGAGAAAAGCGTAAAGAGCGGCTGTTAAAATTGAGCCAAGGCAAGATCAGTCCCGCGGAGGCACGCAAGCAGCGGCTGGTGGGAAATCTGAAAGATGTGGCCACACTCTCAGTTGCGGCGTATGGGATCAAGAAGTCCATTGACGGGTGGAAAGAAGCTGTGAAACATCATTCAGAATACACGGCATACAACAAAAAATGCAGGGAAAGGGCAAGAAAACGAGCCCAGAAACGAGCTTCATCCATTGATTCGATGTGATGAGCACATTTTTGTGTTATAGCTTATTGACCCTTTGCCTTTTCATCAAATGTGGACAAGCCTCCCTGCTAAGTTGGGCTgcgatgatgatgacatGAATTTTTGATGCCTTATGTGTAATGTGACTATGATATGATACCAGTTTTGCTTTATATCTTTGTTGAAGGCCTGATCTCCCAATACAGTGTGTAAATAACATCATATCTGTTAACAATCAAATATGTCGCATGGTCTACCTATTGACTTGCCAAGTACGTAACCCTGCTCGATAGACATAAAAAAGTAAAGAAATGATATGCCTTATATCGAACACAGATCCCAGTAAACATGCTCCACCGACATCAGAAATTTCGTAAGCCCAGTTGGCCCAAGATCACAAACAAGCCACACAAAACCCGGTGACCGAAAACAGCGTCGATAGGTTTAGAACAAGCTAAACAATCACTTAAGTTTAAGCGTTGTGCCAAAACCATAAATAGGACTCCCGATCTGCAGGAGGATTGGGTCTCATTAGCCAATTGCAATACATATGATATGTATGTAATTAATGGGTAGAAGGGATGCGGAATGAAGTTATGTACTCACCCTCTGCAAAACATAAACAACCTTCCCATCAAGCGGTTAGTAATTATCAGCCTAGCATTGCTTGAGCCGAACAAGGGAAGCTTACGTCTTCAGTTGTAACGGTCTAATATAAGTTAGTCACGGCATGATAGGTCGAACTCTGCGTCATATATCATCCTAAAGCACAGCGTGACTCACTTTTCTCGTTTTCGAGCTTGAACCCCCCGATTCGAGAACTTCGACAATTTGTCTGATGATCTGCGTATAGGGTTATAGGAAGGCCAAAGTAGGTAATATCCTTTGAGAGTCCAGTAAGCCTACCATTCTCAATCGATCCAGGAGAACCTCACGGGCGGTATCGTAGATGCTTTTCTGGATACGTTTGACGCCTCCACGCCTGGCCAGACGGCTAAATAGACAGTGCAAAGGAGTGAGCAAAGTAAATACTTGCAGGCTCACATAAAAGGTGAAAAAGGACTATTGGTCCTGGAGAGAGATGCAGCAAGCATTCTGACATACCGGATAGCCGGGCGAGCTGTGGCAGCCTTTAGCATCAACGTCTCTCACAAGAAAGCAAAATGACAAAGTCATTGCACTTACTGATTCCGATAATGTTGTCTCTGGATTGCTTCCTGCTGTAtattggaaaaaaaaagggcattAGCAACGCTCTCTCGGCTTTGTCATTCGGCCCGGGGCCCAAAGATTCCACGCTACCCAGTTCAGATGGCGCCAGCAATTGGCAAGGGAGGGATTCGAACTTACTAGCGTGGATGAGTCAAGTGTTCCATTCCCTTGGAAGAAAGTGGGCGGGTAGAGTATGGACTGGTCATGGTGTATAATATCCTTGAGGAGTTGTTCTTGGAAAGGGAGGAATATGTTGACTTTTTGAGCGATGAAGGGAAAGGGGTAACGAGGTTCGGGGACgagaatgaaaatgaagagaaagaggaggatgaagggAGGGCAAAAGGATCAAAAGGAGGGAAAGAAAGCTTTTTGGCCATGACAGCTGCTGTGTTATTCGCAGCAGATGTGCTGCTTGTCGCCGAGTACGACTGGGAAAAGGAGGCTGGGCCTTCCAACGTATGAACACAACTAGGTGTTGGTAAACACTTTGTGTAGACCAATGGGCAAGGAGAAACTCCAGAAATCCTCACTCGACAAAATTATATATCATTTGAAGGACAATTAGATCTCCCAAGGAGATCTATATTTTCACTAGGATTAAAATTGTTCTAATAATGATAAAAAGCGAACGGATTGTCTCGTTCAGACATGCCAAAAGACAACTCTAACGCCAATCCAACCAGCCAAAAGGATAGAGCCAAGCCGGTCTCTAAGTCTTCTAAGATATAAAGGTTGCTTCGGAATAAAGAGTCCCTTCTTCGGTGATCTCCGTATCTCCAACACGGAGTTTCAGACTCAGCTTCTCCTGAGGAGAATACTATAACTTGCATCAGCATGCAACCACTCTCAGGCTTGGGGGCACAATAAAGCCATGGGATAATGCCAACCTGGTAGATATAGGGTCTTGTCCCTGCAACACTGCCAACAATTGACTTAATGAAACCAGGGACTTCTGCCATGACATCGACTCTATCAAGCCTCTGTCCAAGGGGGCCTTCAAGGACGGCACTAACTTCCTTGTCGTCCTTGTTTTGGCCAGACCATGTAAATTTGATAGTCTTTGGCTCTGGCCAGTCATTTTCCGAGTCCTTGACGATCTCCCCATGCGATGCCGTATTCGAAGTCCCTGCATATATGATTTCCCCGTCTTTCGCGATGCCGCCAACATTGACGACGGTCGATCCATAGGATGGGGGAGTGGTATACTCCATGATGATGGCAGAATATGTGGGGCTTTGGAAGTTGGCAAAGTTCCATCTCGCAGCTAAGTTACGTATGAGCAAAATGTAAAATAGAAGCCGGGTGGGAGAGTAAATGAAAATACCGAGATGATGGGGTTTCATTCCCTGCAATGCATGCACGAAGAATCCCCTTCCACTACAGTTTATTTCCCGCTCCGGGGTTATAATGGTCCCTTCGACTTTGCATCGAGGCCAGAAAGAGTGACGCATGCTACCCCAGGGTCGTTCGGGGTCGGTACCAAAATTCGATGTACCATTGGTCCCGGCGACAAAGCCTGGGGCCACACGGGTCATGGTGAGATTGACAAGGCTATTCTCATTGAGGGCGGACTTGATGGTGTAAGAAGTACCGTCCTCACTGAGGGTTATTGCAACATTGTCGCCGCCGAATGACAGCATATCCTCGTCAAAGATGTGATTGTGGATGGTATCGGAGTACCACTTGTGCGGGATCTGGGGGTCTGTGGAGTAAATCTTGGTGTTGAGATGGCATGTCGTATGAAGACCGCTGCAGGAAAGACACATTGTTCAGCATACGACTTGATTAAGGGCGCCAGGCACTCCTTGAAGGATTCTCACGCGACATTGCTGTAGATCACTTGGACCATTGCCTGATCACCTTGGTCGGACGTAATATAGAACGTTTGAGTCTCCACACAAGTGGACTGCATAGCTTTCCATTTCATGTCATCCTTTTTCAGCTCCGAATAGGGAGCTGTCTTTGTTTGTTCTGCGACAGACTGGATCGCAGCGGGGCCATAGATGGGCTCTTGGGTACCAGCGACAGTGGCTAAGCTAAATACAACACAACGGAGTTAGTTGCCGAGAAGAACCTTTGATAGTGCTTGCCACAAAGAATATTCTCACGTAGATTTTAGCCAGTTCATGGTGATGGAGTGGTCAGGATTGTTTGATCACGCTACGGAGGAACCTGAGGTTGGGCAGCGAGAGATCAAGATTTCGGGAAACGGAGGTTGCAGGGAAGCTGACGATGTCAGGGATCTGGGTAACGGAATAAACTTATTCCGAATCATAGCAGCCCATGATTGGATGCGGTAAGCGCGATCCTCAGGCGGTTTACCTAAACGCCCGCTTAACGACAAAAAAAACTTCGGACAGAAAAGCGACTTCGGCTCGGATAGACCAGCGCAACATAGAGCAAGCAGAAGCCGTTGCAGGATCGCAAAGGAGGTCCCGGTTGGCAGCGAAGTACATCGCAGCTTTCAAGAAACCGGCAGAGTCCCCGGAACATTCGTCGCAATGGCTACGCGGAAGATCGTCCCAAAAGATCAGATCGTCAAGCTGATCGTTGGTGCTGGCCAGGCCAGCCCAAGTCCTCCCGTCGGTCCGGCTCTTGGTAGCAAGGGTGTGAAAAGCATGGATTTCTGCAAGGTGAGTATATAAGCTGCTTCCTTCCTGCGCTGTACCTTACCTTTCCTCGGCTAAACCGCTCCCGTATGACAGGAATTTAATGCCCGCACCGCACACATCAATCCTGGCGTGCCGGTTCCAGCCCGAGTAACCGTGCGTCCTGACCGATCTTTCACATTCGAACTTCGAACCCCAGCGACATCTTGGCTTCTACTCCAGGCCGCAAGAGTGGACGAGCGTGCTGGCCGTCTGCGCGGTGGTGGAAATCCGGGTCATGAGAGCATCGGCTCGGTGTCGCTAAAGCATGTTTACGAAATCGCCAAGGTTAAGCAGTCAGAGATCAGATTGTCTGGGTTAAGCTTAGAGGGGCTGTGTAAGAGTGTGATCGCGCAGGCGAAGTCAATTGGCCTTGAGGTTGTACCATGACACCCTGCGAAGCGGAAGGGCGTCGGAAGCAGTTTTTCAACGTTTCATTTTCAATTGCATGGCGTTATGGGAAGAAGAGCGAGGATatcctctttctttgttttgGGTATTTGTGATGGACTGTACTATATTGGAAGCTCCTTGCAGTAAAATGATGGACGTACGTCTACGACGTTATCGGGCTATATTTGGCCAAATGATGCCACGTCGCCCAGTCAACTATCATCCGGCGTGGGTGCTCGGATGCTTCACAGGAAAGGGGCCGGCACTGCCTACCGCGGACCAAGCTGGGTGGCGCCCTGCCGTAAACCGTGTCTGGAGTATGAATATACCTAATTTAGCTGCAAAAAAAAGGTGAATGACGGATCCGGAAGTGCCGGTGTTCGCCGCCTTTGCCTGGCAGAAAGAAAGGCTGAGCCACGCTTTTCTTGTTTCGGAAATGTTCTAGAACACTGCTTAGTAATCACACATGCACCGGTTAATCACGTGAAAGCCACATGAGCCGCCAAAGGACCCTTGGCGGTAACGCCACTGTAATATTACCGCATATCAGGCCACAACGGTGTACCCCTTTGAGGTTGTCCCGCAGTCTGCCCGTGGTTATCGTGGCCACGGTACCTGCACGGCGCCGGGCGTGTCGTAACTAATCCGTCACCCGGTCAGGCCATTATGTCATAGAGGCGCACGCTAACATACGGGACTTTTCGACGAATTTTGCGCCGACATCTTCAACTACAAGCCGCGAGGAACTGACatatttttccctttctgCGTCAAAAAAGCCAACTCCTGTCGAGACCGAGAACATCGTCTTCTGGACGTTTGTGGTGCTCGTAGTGAATGCAAATCAACTGCAAGCCCACCATTCACAGCTCGCTGGCTGGCTCCTTCACTGTACTAAAAATCTTTGTCGGGTGCAAATTTGACCGAAGATCCCTTCCCGCATCCAAATCTCCAGCGACTCCCTCCCCACTCCGCTCGGTCCCGCCCAGATATTGTCGGATTGATCGCAATTTCACCGCCAACGGCCAACGAACGACCCTTTCCCGCCTTTAGAACTTTATGCGTACAGCTCCAGCTGCAGAGGTTCTTTCGTTCCCGTCTCCAAACAATCATAACGACTACCCTCGTTTTGTTTCGATATTTAAGTCCTGGGTAGCCACCACCTAGAATCAGGATTGCATACTCCTAGAAACAAGACGCGATCGACGACTTGATAACTAGCTGCCTCTCCTCCACGACCGACGATAATTGAATTGGGGATGCGTCAACAAGGAAAAAATCCCGGGTCGCTTATCTTCTTACCCAATACAGTGATTTCACTCGACCGTATcggattcagataagaaaacCACGTCAGTCagccttctttcttttttttttttttttttttttcttttgtttgg
This window harbors:
- a CDS encoding mitochondrial 54S ribosomal protein uL11m (BUSCO:446124at4751~EggNog:ENOG410PNVD~COG:J~BUSCO:14926at33183), producing the protein MATRKIVPKDQIVKLIVGAGQASPSPPVGPALGSKGVKSMDFCKEFNARTAHINPGVPVPARVTVRPDRSFTFELRTPATSWLLLQAARVDERAGRLRGGGNPGHESIGSVSLKHVYEIAKVKQSEIRLSGLSLEGLCKSVIAQAKSIGLEVVP
- a CDS encoding uncharacterized protein (TransMembrane:1 (i55-73o)); translated protein: MVYNILEELFLEREEYVDFLSDEGKGVTRFGDENENEEKEEDEGRAKGSKGGKESFLAMTAAVLFAADVLLVAEYDWEKEAGPSNV
- the SVF1 gene encoding Putative cell survival pathways protein (EggNog:ENOG410PFCQ~COG:A~BUSCO:7804at33183); the protein is MNWLKSTLATVAGTQEPIYGPAAIQSVAEQTKTAPYSELKKDDMKWKAMQSTCVETQTFYITSDQGDQAMVQVIYSNVAGLHTTCHLNTKIYSTDPQIPHKWYSDTIHNHIFDEDMLSFGGDNVAITLSEDGTSYTIKSALNENSLVNLTMTRVAPGFVAGTNGTSNFGTDPERPWGSMRHSFWPRCKVEGTIITPEREINCSGRGFFVHALQGMKPHHLAARWNFANFQSPTYSAIIMEYTTPPSYGSTVVNVGGIAKDGEIIYAGTSNTASHGEIVKDSENDWPEPKTIKFTWSGQNKDDKEVSAVLEGPLGQRLDRVDVMAEVPGFIKSIVGSVAGTRPYIYQYSPQEKLSLKLRVGDTEITEEGTLYSEATFIS
- a CDS encoding uncharacterized protein (EggNog:ENOG410Q5GZ), translated to MRLIVFQGRSLLSRRCSPRSRSFGPRSRGRSHGRHGFEPPRLSRRRDHDDSESESCHGGSPKAERKNRFKDLTPSGILAAAGKKACDLYRSLSRGRCDDERSKSRSSHRRRTKSVSGYCPGEFYSSSEEHEYCSDGYRPRRSCSVPCHDYNSDGSDQSSSSSSDTSSPSGSSTDEAHTRRKILGKGLFAAGLATVATIHAGHELYESREKRKERLLKLSQGKISPAEARKQRLVGNLKDVATLSVAAYGIKKSIDGWKEAVKHHSEYTAYNKKCRERARKRAQKRASSIDSM